In a single window of the Drosophila albomicans strain 15112-1751.03 chromosome 3, ASM965048v2, whole genome shotgun sequence genome:
- the LOC117571692 gene encoding ral guanine nucleotide dissociation stimulator-like 1 isoform X2, translating into MPTWRLWGEEHEKNAIFTVYLKKVRYHRPTPTASNQDSDDEISHLEWETVRVRFVKAATLARLVEALATDDGELESTFINVFLSTYRTFSTPKQVLSLLTQRYDALHEKHAEELELAQQNGTSEDQSYDSPASIHEQHKKTLVSALHVWLDGFPEDWHEDNLQQILAFAGKRLKRSDLHIKVLNRLERLLRQQVYGGGGGGGGATNNVESTPLPWLAAQAGQQFMMHTPCGSTYDLSEQFSGMYLAPIYRGPTHFMQAFRFPHVPVRHFAEQLTRMDTELFKRLIPHQCLGHTWARRDSGGSETVVATINQFNAVLFRVVSSILIDRLKPQDRALNISRWIDIAQELRMLKNFSSLKAIISALNSNSIYRLSKVWEFLPKERMEIFTELARICSEDNNAWTLREVLKREGTAKNPDPAGDQTDRHLQKLIQNLGTQTSHGTIPYLGTFLTDLTMIHTANPDYLTEDKLINFDKKRKEFEVLAQIKLLQGAANTYNLHEDALFDHWFGSMPLLDERQAFALSCQLEPPPPAPRKSVASTNTSLTNTTASSTASIMGSAGGHGHRKTDSIHSNSSSGAGSQFYCELNSSNSSRHNSLDRDAHHASLMSASSSTSNLSMDSSNSGGRQSAHSKLTHSQSLGNGLKNAALSNGTSNGGSPHTHINAQLVQPVGVTTQSAPDFYIIRVTYETDNIELDGIVLYKSIMLGNNERTPQVIRNAMLKLGLEDDPDRYTLAQVLPDKELVMPKTANVYYAVNTNYNLNFILRPRKDDAGGVGGAS; encoded by the exons CCCACGTGGCGCCTTTGGGGCGAGGAGCACGAGAAGAATGCAATTTTCACGGTCTATCTGAAGAAGGTGCGCTACCATCGACCCACGCCCACGGCGAGCAAT CAGGACTCGGACGATGAAATTTCACACTTGGAATGGGAAACGGTGCGAGTGCGCTTCGTGAAGGCAGCTACCTTGGCCCGCTTGGTTGAGGCATTGGCCACCGATGATGGCGAGCTGGAGTCCACGTTTATCAATGTATTCCTCTCCACATATCGCACCTTCTCCACGCCCAAGCAAGTGCTTAGTCTGCTGACGCAACGCTACGATGCGCTGCACGAGAAGCACGCCGAGGAGCTGGAGTTGGCCCAACAGAATGGCACCTCGGAGGATCAGAGCTACGACTCGCCTGCGTCCATACACGAGCAGCACAAGAAAACTCTAGTCTCGGCGCTGCACGTGTGGCTCGATGGTTTTCCCGAGGACTGGCATGAGGATAATCTGCAGCAGATTCTGGCATTCGCCGGCAAGCGGCTCAAACGCTCCGATCTGCATATCAAGGTGCTGAATCGTCTGGAACGTTTGCTACGCCAACAGGTCTATGGCgggggaggtggaggaggTGGCGCCACAAATAATGTGGAGAGCACGCCGCTGCCCTGGCTGGCGGCGCAAGCTGGCCAACAGTTTATGATGCATACGCCGTGTGGTTCCACCTACGATCTGAGCGAGCAGTTCAGCGGCATGTACCTGGCGCCCATCTACCGGGGACCCACACACTTTATGCAGGCCTTTCGCTTTCCCCACGTCCCCGTCCGACACTTTGCCGAGCAGCTGACCCGCATGGACACGGAGCTCTTCAAGCGCCTGATACCGCATCAGTGTCTGGGACACACGTGGGCGCGAAGGGACAGCGGTGGCTCCGAGACTGTGGTGGCCACAATTAATCAGTTTAATGCTGTGCTATTCCGTGTGGTCTCCAGCATCCTCATCGATCGCCTGAAGCCACAG GATCGCGCCTTGAACATATCTCGCTGGATTGATATTGCCCAGGAGCTGCGTATGCTCAAGAACTTCAGTTCCCTCAAGGCCATCATCTCGGCACTGAACTCCAACTCCATTTACAGACTCTCCAAAGTGTGGGAGTTTTTGCCCAAAGAGCGC ATGGAAATCTTTACGGAGCTAGCTCGCATCTGTTCCGAAGACAACAATGCGTGGACACTGCGTGAGGTGCTGAAGCGTGAGGGAACTGCCAAGAATCCGGATCCAGCTGGCGATCAAACCGATCGCCATCTGCAGAAGCTCATACAGAACCTGGGCACACAGACATCGCATGGGACCATTCCCTATCTGGGGACATTTCTCACCGATTTAACCATGATACACACCGCCAATCCGGATTACCTCACCGAGGACAAGCTCATCAATTTCGACAAGAAGCGCAAGGAGTTCGAGGTGCTGGCACAGATCAAGCTGCTCCAGGGCGCCGCCAACACGTACAATCTGCACGAAGATGCGCTCTTCGATCATTGGTTCGGTTCGATGCCGTTGCTCGATGAGCGTCAGGCATTTGCGCTCAGTTGTCAGCTGGAGCCGCCGCCACCGGCGCCTCGGAAATCGGTGGCGAGCACGAATACATCGTTGACGAATACGACGGCCTCATCGACAGCCTCCATCATGGGCAGCGCAGGCGGACATGGGCATCGCAAGACTGACTCCATACACTCCAATTCGAGCAGCGGAGCTGGTTCACAGTTCTACTGTGAGCtgaacagcagcaatagctCGAGGCACAATTCGCTCGATCGCGATGCACATCACGCTTCGCTCATGTCCGCCTCCAGCAGCACCTCCAATCTGTCCATGGACTCGAGCAACTCCGGCGGTCGTCAGTCAGCTCACAGCAAGCTCACGCATTCCCAGTCACTGGGCAATGGACTGAAGAATGCTGCCTTGAGCAATGGCACCTCGAATGGAGGATCCCCGCATACACACATCAATGCTCAGCTGGTGCAGCCGGTTGGCGTAACGACGCAATCGGCGCCAGACTTTTATATCATACGTGTGACGTATGAGACGGATAATATTGAGCTGGACGGGATTGTGCTGTACAAGAGCATTATGCTGGGGAATAACGAACGGACGCCGCAGGTGATTAGGAATGCCATGCTGAAGCTGGGACTGGAGGATGATCCCGATCGATATACACTGGCCCAGGTGCTGCCCGACAAGGAGCTGGTCATGCCGAAGACGGCGAATGTCTACTATGCGGTCAACACGAATTACAATCTCAATTTTATACTGCGACCACGCAAGGATGATGCTGGAGGTGTTGGCGGAGCTAGCTAG
- the LOC117567643 gene encoding uncharacterized histidine-rich protein DDB_G0274557, translated as METYLTEIKQLRIPRPKFEPNSCHQQHQHATAAVAAATTASMTPPSPHHQHHHHQHHHHAHHQWRHFVRPFTPPRDYHLPVVGAAVAWSPTEDNATHDKM; from the coding sequence ATGGAAACCTATTTGACCGAGATCAAACAATTGCGCATACCACGCCCGAAATTCGAGCCGAACAGCTGCCATCAGCAGCACcaacatgcaacagcagcagtagcagcagcgacaaccgCGAGTATGACACCGCCCTCCCCCCATCACCAACATCATCACCaccagcatcatcatcacgcCCATCATCAGTGGCGACACTTTGTGCGGCCCTTTACGCCGCCACGTGATTATCACTTGCCGGTTGTTGGAGCAGCCGTCGCCTGGTCGCCAACGGAGGACAACGCCACGCACGACAAAATgtga
- the LOC117571692 gene encoding ral guanine nucleotide dissociation stimulator-like 1 isoform X1, whose protein sequence is MNFTSQANCNCQHSHHHHHHQQHQQQQHQQQKQHPTLIKSHTCAYQLQDLAGYNRALMPPLDNTDFSSTWRHVNNNKTTTPCAYHQQQQQLQQSPHWAKAKPKLQYHHHTCPRQKKSSIVTPTTTPCSTPTSTLGRQQKQKQQQRRSRSTSATATAGNKQRRNSSYHSYDDLDATSAVINAERKVVASLKYLCACTGATLRNLSKKTKDLHAKNYTYTKPTWRLWGEEHEKNAIFTVYLKKVRYHRPTPTASNQDSDDEISHLEWETVRVRFVKAATLARLVEALATDDGELESTFINVFLSTYRTFSTPKQVLSLLTQRYDALHEKHAEELELAQQNGTSEDQSYDSPASIHEQHKKTLVSALHVWLDGFPEDWHEDNLQQILAFAGKRLKRSDLHIKVLNRLERLLRQQVYGGGGGGGGATNNVESTPLPWLAAQAGQQFMMHTPCGSTYDLSEQFSGMYLAPIYRGPTHFMQAFRFPHVPVRHFAEQLTRMDTELFKRLIPHQCLGHTWARRDSGGSETVVATINQFNAVLFRVVSSILIDRLKPQDRALNISRWIDIAQELRMLKNFSSLKAIISALNSNSIYRLSKVWEFLPKERMEIFTELARICSEDNNAWTLREVLKREGTAKNPDPAGDQTDRHLQKLIQNLGTQTSHGTIPYLGTFLTDLTMIHTANPDYLTEDKLINFDKKRKEFEVLAQIKLLQGAANTYNLHEDALFDHWFGSMPLLDERQAFALSCQLEPPPPAPRKSVASTNTSLTNTTASSTASIMGSAGGHGHRKTDSIHSNSSSGAGSQFYCELNSSNSSRHNSLDRDAHHASLMSASSSTSNLSMDSSNSGGRQSAHSKLTHSQSLGNGLKNAALSNGTSNGGSPHTHINAQLVQPVGVTTQSAPDFYIIRVTYETDNIELDGIVLYKSIMLGNNERTPQVIRNAMLKLGLEDDPDRYTLAQVLPDKELVMPKTANVYYAVNTNYNLNFILRPRKDDAGGVGGAS, encoded by the exons AATTTCACAAGCCAAGCGAACTGTAATTGCCAACACAGCCATcatcaccaccaccaccagcagcatcagcagcagcagcatcaacagcagaagcagcatccGACGTTGATCAAGAGTCACACTTGTGCCTATCAGTTGCAGGATTTGGCTGGCTACAATCGTGCGCTGATGCCACCGCTGGACAACACAGACTTTAGCAGCACGTGGCGAcatgtcaacaacaacaaaacaaccacGCCCTGCGCCtaccatcaacagcagcagcagctgcaacagtcGCCACATTGGGCAAAGGCAAAACCAAAGCTGCAATATCATCATCACACGTGTCCGCGACAAAAGAAATCGTCCATAGTCACGCCCACAACGACGCCATGCTCAACGCCCACCTCGACATTGGGccggcagcagaagcagaagcagcagcagcgacgctcACGTTCCACAtcagcgacggcgacggcagGCAACAAGCAGCGTCGCAATAGCTCATATCATTCCTATGATGACTTGGATGCAACGTCGGCGGTGATCAATGCCGAGCGCAAAGTTGTTGCCAGCCTCAAGTATCTGTGCGCTTGCACGGGCGCCACGCTGCGCAATTTATCGAAAAAGACGAAAGATTTGCATGCCAAGAACTATACGTACACCAAG CCCACGTGGCGCCTTTGGGGCGAGGAGCACGAGAAGAATGCAATTTTCACGGTCTATCTGAAGAAGGTGCGCTACCATCGACCCACGCCCACGGCGAGCAAT CAGGACTCGGACGATGAAATTTCACACTTGGAATGGGAAACGGTGCGAGTGCGCTTCGTGAAGGCAGCTACCTTGGCCCGCTTGGTTGAGGCATTGGCCACCGATGATGGCGAGCTGGAGTCCACGTTTATCAATGTATTCCTCTCCACATATCGCACCTTCTCCACGCCCAAGCAAGTGCTTAGTCTGCTGACGCAACGCTACGATGCGCTGCACGAGAAGCACGCCGAGGAGCTGGAGTTGGCCCAACAGAATGGCACCTCGGAGGATCAGAGCTACGACTCGCCTGCGTCCATACACGAGCAGCACAAGAAAACTCTAGTCTCGGCGCTGCACGTGTGGCTCGATGGTTTTCCCGAGGACTGGCATGAGGATAATCTGCAGCAGATTCTGGCATTCGCCGGCAAGCGGCTCAAACGCTCCGATCTGCATATCAAGGTGCTGAATCGTCTGGAACGTTTGCTACGCCAACAGGTCTATGGCgggggaggtggaggaggTGGCGCCACAAATAATGTGGAGAGCACGCCGCTGCCCTGGCTGGCGGCGCAAGCTGGCCAACAGTTTATGATGCATACGCCGTGTGGTTCCACCTACGATCTGAGCGAGCAGTTCAGCGGCATGTACCTGGCGCCCATCTACCGGGGACCCACACACTTTATGCAGGCCTTTCGCTTTCCCCACGTCCCCGTCCGACACTTTGCCGAGCAGCTGACCCGCATGGACACGGAGCTCTTCAAGCGCCTGATACCGCATCAGTGTCTGGGACACACGTGGGCGCGAAGGGACAGCGGTGGCTCCGAGACTGTGGTGGCCACAATTAATCAGTTTAATGCTGTGCTATTCCGTGTGGTCTCCAGCATCCTCATCGATCGCCTGAAGCCACAG GATCGCGCCTTGAACATATCTCGCTGGATTGATATTGCCCAGGAGCTGCGTATGCTCAAGAACTTCAGTTCCCTCAAGGCCATCATCTCGGCACTGAACTCCAACTCCATTTACAGACTCTCCAAAGTGTGGGAGTTTTTGCCCAAAGAGCGC ATGGAAATCTTTACGGAGCTAGCTCGCATCTGTTCCGAAGACAACAATGCGTGGACACTGCGTGAGGTGCTGAAGCGTGAGGGAACTGCCAAGAATCCGGATCCAGCTGGCGATCAAACCGATCGCCATCTGCAGAAGCTCATACAGAACCTGGGCACACAGACATCGCATGGGACCATTCCCTATCTGGGGACATTTCTCACCGATTTAACCATGATACACACCGCCAATCCGGATTACCTCACCGAGGACAAGCTCATCAATTTCGACAAGAAGCGCAAGGAGTTCGAGGTGCTGGCACAGATCAAGCTGCTCCAGGGCGCCGCCAACACGTACAATCTGCACGAAGATGCGCTCTTCGATCATTGGTTCGGTTCGATGCCGTTGCTCGATGAGCGTCAGGCATTTGCGCTCAGTTGTCAGCTGGAGCCGCCGCCACCGGCGCCTCGGAAATCGGTGGCGAGCACGAATACATCGTTGACGAATACGACGGCCTCATCGACAGCCTCCATCATGGGCAGCGCAGGCGGACATGGGCATCGCAAGACTGACTCCATACACTCCAATTCGAGCAGCGGAGCTGGTTCACAGTTCTACTGTGAGCtgaacagcagcaatagctCGAGGCACAATTCGCTCGATCGCGATGCACATCACGCTTCGCTCATGTCCGCCTCCAGCAGCACCTCCAATCTGTCCATGGACTCGAGCAACTCCGGCGGTCGTCAGTCAGCTCACAGCAAGCTCACGCATTCCCAGTCACTGGGCAATGGACTGAAGAATGCTGCCTTGAGCAATGGCACCTCGAATGGAGGATCCCCGCATACACACATCAATGCTCAGCTGGTGCAGCCGGTTGGCGTAACGACGCAATCGGCGCCAGACTTTTATATCATACGTGTGACGTATGAGACGGATAATATTGAGCTGGACGGGATTGTGCTGTACAAGAGCATTATGCTGGGGAATAACGAACGGACGCCGCAGGTGATTAGGAATGCCATGCTGAAGCTGGGACTGGAGGATGATCCCGATCGATATACACTGGCCCAGGTGCTGCCCGACAAGGAGCTGGTCATGCCGAAGACGGCGAATGTCTACTATGCGGTCAACACGAATTACAATCTCAATTTTATACTGCGACCACGCAAGGATGATGCTGGAGGTGTTGGCGGAGCTAGCTAG